From Salarias fasciatus chromosome 12, fSalaFa1.1, whole genome shotgun sequence, the proteins below share one genomic window:
- the dock5 gene encoding dedicator of cytokinesis protein 5 isoform X2: MTRWIPTKKEKYGVAIYNYDPSGEQELCLQVGDTVHILEKLEGWYRGYTLRKKSQKGIFPASYIHLKEATVEGIGQQEIIIPADLPLVQELGATLREWAQIWQKLYVVNKTALFRGVQQMAYSLIEYRSQIVSGTLPKDDLVELKKKVTAKIDYGNRILGLDLVVRDEAGNTLNPDQTSTVSLFRAHETASRSVDDRIQEEKTRLQNLEMRRQTLFNTVHTYSLLMNLKNFVCNVGEDSELLMSLYDPDQSEFISENFLVRWDSKGMPKEIEKLNNLPALFTDLSSSDLMRQRLFLVCQIIRVGSMELKEGKKQTGGLRRPFGVAVMDITDIAHGKTDDEDKQHFIPFQQIAMETYIRQRQLIMSPLIPSRVIGENEPLTAVFNKVIATREVNHKGQGLFVTLKLLPGDLAQVRKDYPHFVDRSTAIVRKMGFPEIILPGNVRNDIYVTLVQGEFDRGKKKTPKNVEVILSVHDDEGNPMEKAIFPGAGYDGITEYKSVIYYQVKQPCWNETVKVTIPIEDVCRCHLRVMFRHRSSQDSRDKSEKPFGMAFVRLMRGDGTTLRDGRHELIVYKVDVKKAEDAKVYLTLPATWSEVEEKEKQTGKQFHHSGVIPVTKDSFQIATLTCSTKLTQNVDLLGLLNWRSNPEDLDQILQRLMEVEGGEIVKFLQDTLDALFSIMMETSEKDTYDTLVFNALVFIITLIGDIKFQHFNPVLETYITKHFSATLAYMKLTGVLNYYVGHAEEPVLTERLYAALKALKYLFRFIVQSRVLYLRFYGNSEDGDAFLNSIRTLFLSFNTLMDRPLDEGVKIKGAILKYLPSIINDIQTVFDPVELSVLLAKFIESIPDSQLVRQKLSCMCKMVESDLFRQPDCRDVLLPLVTDQLSGQLDDHSSKPDYEACVQLLSTVLDNLDRKDVGPTRAHVQLIMERLLRRVNRTVISMERSSPLIGHYLACMTAVLKQMDDMHYAHYIGTFKTRQDIMDFLMETFIMFKDLMGNVFPADWMIMNLVQMQVFLRAINQYSDVLNMYFLDQAHFEQQLWNNYFHLTVAFLTHKTLQLESFSQEKRNKILNKYGDMRKTIGFKMRDMWYNLGPHKMKFIPAMVGPILEVTLVPEPELRKATIPIFFDMMQCEHNFSPGRTFETFENELITKLDQEVEGGQGDEQYKVLLEKTLLEHCRRHRYLSQSGEELALLLSSLLENLLAYRTITHDESPEHRMSCTVNVLNFYKEKKREDIYIRYLYKLRDLHLDCENYTEAAFTLLLHAELLEWSDKQCASHLIPRDGEHVWTQQELKERLFQEIICYLDKGKMWEKAIELGKQLAKMHESHMFDFMELSQLLKKQAKFYENIMHAMRPQPEYFAVGYYGLGFPSFLRNKMFIYRGKEYEWLEDFSLKLLSQFPNAVRMTSTAPPGDNISNSSGQYIQCFTVKPVLTVPHQFKDKGVPEQILNYYRTNEVDQFQYSRPFRKGEKDPDNEFATMWIERTTYITAYRFPGILKWFEVKSVSVEEISPLENAIETMEMANEKLSNLVQQQACDRSLSINPLSMMLSGIVDPAVMGGFSNYEKAFFTDTYIQEHPADHDRIEVLKHLIALQIPLLADGIRIHGEKTTEQLKPLHNRLVTCFQDLREKVEKHYGVITLPCSLTERKKSRVGSVVMPYILSSTLRRMSTVSTLSNASSGLSSGSASSDGPSCVSSHDDRRASVLSRSEEDNRIARKNRKEWSVSKSQVLLERPSDVDETLPEKQQRPKSLQLGDRRLTLSLFQGVSSQLSLSNPLSPLPASPHTPRTPRTPRSSSYSSLLSDNDANATDTPGTPPPMPPKKHPHEIDNPGFSSEFTPPLPMKIESKPPPPPPKARKSMFPSYEHPPQ; the protein is encoded by the exons ATGACCCGCTGGATTCCCACTAAGAAAGAGAAGTACGGAGTTG CCATCTACAACTATGATCCCAGCGGCGAACAGGAGCTGTGTCTTCAGGTGGGCGACACGGTGCACATACTTGAGAAATTGGAAG GCTGGTATCGGGGCTACACTCTGCGCAAGAAATCACAGAAG GGCATTTTCCCAGCTTCCTACATCCACTTGAAGGAGGCTACCGTAGAGGGAATAGG CCAGCAGGAAATAATTATTCCTGCAGATTTACCCCTGGTACAGGAGCTCGGGGCAACTCTGAGGGAATGGGCACAGATATGGCAGAAGCTGTACGTG GTGAACAAGACAGCGCTGTTCAGGGGCGTGCAGCAAATGGCCTACAGCCTCATCGAATATCGATCTCAGATAGTGTCGGGAACGCTGCCCAAGGATGACCTTGTGGAGCTCAAAAAGAAAGTCACAGCAAAGATTGACTATGGAAACCG GATTCTGGGATTGGACCTGGTGGTGCGAGATGAAGCCGGAAACACCCTGAACCCAGACCAGACCAGTACGGTCAGCCTATTCCGCGCTCACGAAACCGCCTCCCGCAGCGTGGATGACAGGATACAGGAAGAGAAG ACGCGGCTACAAAACCTGGAAATGAGACGTCAGACCCTCTTTAACACGGTGCACACCTACAGTCTCCTCATGAACCTGAAGAACTTCGTGTGTAACGTCGGAGAAGATTCAGAGCTGCTCATGTCCCTCTATGACCCCGACCAGTCCGAATTCATCAG TGAGAACTTCCTGGTGCGCTGGGACAGTAAAGGAATGCCTAAAGAAATTGAAAAACTCAACAACCTGCCAGCACTGTTCACG gaCCTGAGCAGCAGCGACTTGATGAGGCAGCGGCTCTTCCTGGTGTGCCAAATCATCAGAGTGGGCAGCATGGAGCTCAAAGAGGGCAAGAAACAAACCGGCGGACTGAGGAGACCTTTCGGTGTGGCTG TGATGGACATAACAGATATCGCCCATGGCAAAACCGACGATGAGGACAAGCAGCATTTCATCCCCTTTCAGCA GATAGCTATGGAAACCTACATCCGTCAGCGGCAGCTCATCATGTCACCTCTCATTCCTTCCCGAGTCATAGGAGAGAACGAGCCGCTCACAGCTGTCTTCAACAAAGTCATTGCCACGCGGGAGGTCAATCACAAAGGCCAGG GGCTGTTCGTAACCCTGAAGCTCCTCCCGGGGGACCTCGCCCAAGTCAGGAAGGACTACCCCCACTTTGTGGATCGCAGCACGGCGATCGTGAGGAAAATGGGCTTTCCAGAAATCATCCTCCCAG GAAACGTGAGGAATGATATTTATGTAACCTTGGTACAGGGAGAGTTTGATCGCGGTAAAAAGAAGACCCCCAAAAACGTGGAGGTCATTCTGAGCGTGCACGATGATGAGGGAAATCCCATGGAG AAAGCCATATTTCCCGGGGCCGGCTACGATGGCATAACAGAGTACAAGTCTGTTATTTACTACCAGGTGAAGCAGCCTTGTTGGAATGAAACAGTGAAG GTGACGATTCCCATTGAGGACGTGTGCCGCTGCCACCTGAGGGTGATGTTCCGACACAGATCCTCGCAGGACT CTCGGGACAAATCAGAGAAACCCTTCGGTATGGCCTTCGTCCGGCTCATGAGAGGAGACGGCACCACTCTGAGGGATGGCAGACATGAGCTTATCGTCTACAAG GTTGATGTGAAAAAAGCTGAGGATGCAAAGGTTTATCTCACCTTGCCGGCGACCTGGtccgaggtggaggagaaggagaagcaaaCGGGGAAACAGTTCCATCATTCCGGAGTGATTCCTGTGACTAAAGACAGCTTCCAGATCGCCACGCTCACCTGCTCCACCAAACTCACCCAGAATG TGGATCTGCTCGGCCTGTTAAACTGGAGGTCGAACCCTGAAGACCTGGACCAGATTTTGCAGAGGCTCATGGAGGTGGAAGGGGGCGAGATTGTCAAA TTTCTCCAGGACACTCTTGACGCTCTGTTCAGCATCATGATGGAGACTTCAGAGAAGGACACCTACGACACGCTGGTCTTCAACGCCTTG GTATTTATAATCACACTAATCGGCGACATCAAATTCCAGCACTTCAACCCGGTCCTGGAAACGTACATCACCAAGCACTTCAGCGCCACTTTGGCTTACAT GAAGCTAACCGGGGTGCTGAACTACTATGTGGGCCACGCCGAGGAGCCTGTCCTGACGGAGAGGCTCTACGCAGCACTCAAGGCGCTCAAGTACCTGTTCAGGTTTATCGTGCAGTCCCGAGTTCTCTATCTCAG ATTCTACGGAAACAGTGAAGACGGAGACGCTTTCCTCAACTCCATTCGCacgctcttcctctctttcaacACTCTCATGGACAGACCGCTGGACGAGGGGGTGAAGATAAAG ggGGCAATATTGAAGTATCTCCCCAGCATCATTAATGACATCCAGACTGTGTTTGATCCTGTGGAGCTCAG CGTTCTGTTAGCCAAGTTCATCGAGAGCATTCCCGACTCGCAGCTCGTGCGCCAGAAGCTGAGCTGCATGTGTAAAATGGTGGAGAGTGACCTTTTCAGGCAGCCAG ATTGTAGAGATGTGCTCCTGCCGCTCGTCACCGACCAGCTGAGCGGGCAGCTGGACGACCACTCCAGTAAGCCAGACTACGAGGCCTGCGTTCAACTTCTCAGCACAGTGCTGGACAATCTGGACCGCAAAGACgtg GGACCAACCAGGGCGCACGTTCAGCTGATAATGGAGCGGCTTCTTCGCAGGGTTAATCGCACCGTCATCAGCATGGAGAGATCCTCTCCTCTCAtt GGCCACTATCTCGCCTGCATGACGGCCGTCCTGAAGCAAATGGACGACATGCATTACGCCCACTACATCGGCACCTTCAAGACGAGGCAGGATATCATG GATTTCCTCATGGAGACGTTCATCATGTTTAAAGACCTCATGGGAAACGTCTTCCCGGCTGACTGGATGATCATGAACCTGGTGCAGATGCAGGTTTTCCTGAGGGCCATCAACCAATATTCGGACGTCCTGAACATGTATTTTCTGGACCAAGCGCATTTCGAACAACAG CTGTGGAATAACTACTTTCATTTGACCGTGGCGTTCCTCACTCACAAGACACTGCAGCTGGAGTCCTTCTCTCAGGAGAAACGGAATAAGATCCTCAACAA ATATGGAGACATGAGGAAGACTATCGGCTTCAAGATGAGAGACATGTGGTACAATCTGG gcccccacaAAATGAAGTTCATCCCGGCCATGGTCGGACCCATTCTGGAGGTCACACTGGTGCCCGAGCCTGAACTCAGAAAAGCTACAATCCCCATCTTCTTCGATATGATGCAGTGTGAGCACAACTTCAGCCCCGGACGCACTTTTGAAACG tttgaaaatgaattgaTAACAAAATTGGATCAAGAGGTAGAAGGAGGCCAAGGGGATGAGCAGTACAAAGTCCTGCTGGAGAAAAC ATTGCTGGAGCACTGCAGACGCCACAGATACCTGTCGCAGTCGGGAGAGGAGCTGGCCCTGCTGCtgagcagcctgctggagaacctcctGGCCTACCGGACCATCACACACGACGAAAGCCCCGAGCACCGAATGAGCTGCACCGTCAACGTGCTG aATTTCTACAAAGAAAAGAAGCGGGAGGACATTTACATCCG GTACCTCTACAAGCTGCGTGATTTGCACCTGGACTGTGAGAACTACACAGAGGCGGCgttcacgctgctgctgcacgcaGAATTACTGGAG TGGTCTGATAAGCAGTGCGCGTCTCATCTGATCCCTCGAGATGGAGAACATGTGTGGACCcagcaggagctgaaggagcggctCTTCCAGGAGATCATTTGCTACCTGGACAAGGGAAAG ATGTGGGAGAAGGCCATAGAGTTGGGCAAGCAGCTGGCCAAGATGCATGAGAGCCACATGTTCGACTTTATGGAGCTGAGCCAGCTGCTG aaaaaacaaGCCAAGTTCTATGAAAATATTATGCATGCGATGAGACCACAGCCAGAGTACTTTGCTGTCGGATATTATGGCCTTGGATTTCCTTCTTTCCTCAGG AACAAGATGTTCATCTACCGGGGTAAAGAGTACGAGTGGCTGGAGGACTTCAGCTTGAAGCTCCTCTCGCAGTTCCCGAACGCCGTCCGCATGACCAGCACGGCGCCGCCTGGAGACAACATCAGCAACTCCTCCGGACAGT ACATCCAGTGCTTCACTGTCAAGCCCGTTCTGACTGTGCCACACCAGTTTAAAGACAAAGGGGTTCCAGAGCAGATATTAAA CTATTACAGAACCAACGAAGTGGACCAGTTCCAGTATTCCAGGCCTTTTAGGAAAGGAGAAAAGGATCCAGACAATGAATTTGCa ACCATGTGGATCGAGAGAACAACCTACATTACTGCTTATCGCTTCCCGGGGATTCTCAAATGGTTTGAAGTCAAATCAGTTTCAGTG GAGGAGATCAGCCCCTTAGAAAACGCCATAGAAACCATGGAGATGGCCAACGAGAAGCTGAGCAACCTCGTGCAGCAGCAGGCCTGCGATCGCTCGCTGTCCATCAACCCCCTGTCCATGATGCTCAGCGGCATCGTTGACCCCGCCGTCATGGGTGGCTTCTCCAACTATGAGAAG GCCTTCTTCACAGACACGTACATTCAGGAGCACCCGGCTGATCACGATCGCATCGAGGTCCTCAAACACCTCATCGCCCTGCAG ATCCCTCTCTTGGCAGATGGAATTCGCATCCACGGGGAGAAGACGACGGAGCAGCTGAAGCCCTTACACAATCGCCTGGTGACTTGTTTCCAGGACCTTCGGGAGAAAGTGGAAAAGCATTATGGCGTCATAACCTTG CCCTGCTCTCTCACCGAGAGGAAGAAGAGTCGCGTGGGCTCGGTGGTGATGCCCTAcatcctgtcctccaccctgcgCCGCATGTCCACCGTCTCGACCCTGTCCAACGCCTCCTCGGGCCTCTCCAGCGGCTCTGCATCCTCAGACGGACCCTCCTGCGTTTCCTCCCACGA CGATCGCAGGGCCTCGGTCCTGTCCCGCTCGGAGGAAGACAACAGGATTGCTCGAAAGAACAGGAAGGAGTGGAGTGTGAGCAAATCCCAGGTTCTGCTGGAAAGGCCATCCGACGTGGATGAG ACTCTtccagagaagcagcagaggccCAAGAGTTTACAGTTAGGAGACAGGCGGCTCACCCTCTCGCTGTTCCAGGGCGTTTCATCCCAGCTGAGCCTGTCGAACCCTCTCAGCCCGCTGCCCGCGTCGCCGCACACGCCGCGCACGCCGCGCACGCCGCGCAGCTCCA GTTATTCATCACTCCTCAGCGACAACGATGCCAACGCCACTGACACCCCAGGGACTCCCCCACCCATGCCTCCGAAGAAACACCCGCACGAGATTGACAACCCGGGGTTCTCTTCAGAG TTCACTCCTCCACTACCAATGAAAATCGAGAGCAAgcctcccccgccccctcccaaGGCTCGGAAGTCCATGTTCCCCTCGTACGAGCATCCCCCCCAGTAA